Proteins found in one Sorghum bicolor cultivar BTx623 chromosome 1, Sorghum_bicolor_NCBIv3, whole genome shotgun sequence genomic segment:
- the LOC8057213 gene encoding uncharacterized protein LOC8057213, which yields MEVSAGLRPPPVAAAASLRGRRSASVPPRAASHSVRSVCRPVKIKASAIYDLQRSRSNLESLFCYDKSVPEENIGKPSGLNLEKKNVGNNPPCSSCEAKGAVLCATCAGSGLYVDSILESQGIIVKVRCLGCGGTGNIMCTKCGGRGHT from the exons ATGGAGGTCTCCGCTGGGCTCCGGCCGCCGCCCGTCGCTGCGGCAGCgtcgctccgaggccgtcggtcCGCGTCGGTGCCGCCGCGCGCGGCTTCCCATTCGGTGCGGTCCGTGTGCCGCCCGGTTAAG ATTAAAGCAAGTGCAATTTATGACCTCCAAAGAAGTAGAAGTAATCTTGAATCGTTATTCTGTTACGACAAATCTGTCCCAGAGGAGAATATTGGAAAACCATCAGGTCTaaatttggaaaagaagaatGTTGGGAACAACCCTCCCTGCTCAAGTTGTGAAGCTAAAGGTGCTGTGCTGTGTGCAACATGCGCTGGTTCAGGCTTGTACGTTGACTCAATACTAGAGAGCCAAGGAATTATTGTGAAAGTCAGATGCCTAG GTTGTGGAGGAACTGGGAACATCATGTGCACCAAATGTGGAGGCCGTGGGCATACATGA